From Dasypus novemcinctus isolate mDasNov1 chromosome 8, mDasNov1.1.hap2, whole genome shotgun sequence, the proteins below share one genomic window:
- the PHYHD1 gene encoding phytanoyl-CoA dioxygenase domain-containing protein 1 isoform X1, whose product MPEVQGYLFSSCHSSEVTVVPSGQGLVYFCQFSFFAPTFTEPGFWVPAPGLTREELSVHPALHMACLSPSQLQKFHEDGFLVLEGFLAADECMAMQERIGEIVAQMNVPRHCRTEFSTQEEEQLRAQGSTDYFLSSGDKIRFFFEKGVFDKEGNFLVPPEKSINKIGHALHAHDPVFRCVTHSPKIQALARSLGLQMPVVVQSMYIFKQPHFGGEVSPHQDASFLYTEPLGRVLGVWIALEDATLENGCLWFIPGSHTSGVSRRMVRACGGLMPGTSFLGSEPARDNSLFVPMPVQRGALVLIHGEVVHKSEQNFSDHSRQAYTFHLMEASGTIWSPENWLQPTAELPFPLLYT is encoded by the exons ATGCCAGAGGTCCAGGGATACCTATTTAGTtcttg CCACTCATCAGAGGTTACAGTGGTGCCATCTGGACAGGGACTCGTGTACTTCTGCCAGTTCAGCTTCTTTGCCCCGACTTTCACAGAACCTGGCTTCTGGGTCCCTG CGCCTGGACTAACCCGGGAAGAGCTCTCTGTTCACCCAGCGTTGCACATGGCCTGCCTGAGCCCCTCGCAGCTCCAAAAG TTCCACGAGGATGGATTTCTGGTCCTGGAAGGATTCTTGGCTGCAGATGAGTGTATGGCCATGCAGGAGAGGATTGGTGAGATAGTGGCCCAGATGAATGTCCCTCGCCACTGCCGCACGGAATTTTCcacccaggaagaggagcagctCCGAGCCCAG GGCAGCACGGACTATTTCTTGAGCAGTGGTGACAAGATCCGATTCTTCTTTGAGAAAGGCGTTTTTGACAAAGAAG GCAATTTTCTGGTCCCTCCGGAGAAGTCCATTAACAAAATTGGCCACG CTCTGCATGCTCACGACCCGGTCTTCAGGTGTGTGACACACTCCCCCAAGATACAG GCCTTGGCCAGGAGTCTGGGTCTCCAGATGCCCGTGGTGGTACAGAGCATGTACATCTTCAAG cAACCTCACTTTGGCGGCGAAG TTTCCCCTCACCAGGATGCCTCCTTCCTGTACACGGAGCCCCTGGGCCGGGTGCTGGGTGTGTGGATCGCACTGGAGGATGCCACGCTGGAGAACGGCTGCCTCTGGTTCATCCCTGGCTCCCACACCA GTGGAGTGTCAAGAAGGATGGTTCGGGCCTGTGGTGGCTTGATGCCTGGCACCAGCTTCCTCGGGTCAGAGCCAGCCCGGGATAACAGCCTCTTTGTGCCCATGCCTGTGCAGAGAG GGGCCCTTGTCCTAATCCATGGAGAAGTGGTGCACAAGAGTGAGCAGAACTTCTCCGACCACTCACGCCAGGCCTATACTTTTCACCTCATGGAGGCCTCTGGCACCATCTGGAGCCCAGAGAACTG gctccagcccacagctgagctgcccTTTCCTCTACTGTACACCTAA
- the PHYHD1 gene encoding phytanoyl-CoA dioxygenase domain-containing protein 1 isoform X2, protein MACLSPSQLQKFHEDGFLVLEGFLAADECMAMQERIGEIVAQMNVPRHCRTEFSTQEEEQLRAQGSTDYFLSSGDKIRFFFEKGVFDKEGNFLVPPEKSINKIGHALHAHDPVFRCVTHSPKIQALARSLGLQMPVVVQSMYIFKQPHFGGEVSPHQDASFLYTEPLGRVLGVWIALEDATLENGCLWFIPGSHTSGVSRRMVRACGGLMPGTSFLGSEPARDNSLFVPMPVQRGALVLIHGEVVHKSEQNFSDHSRQAYTFHLMEASGTIWSPENWLQPTAELPFPLLYT, encoded by the exons ATGGCCTGCCTGAGCCCCTCGCAGCTCCAAAAG TTCCACGAGGATGGATTTCTGGTCCTGGAAGGATTCTTGGCTGCAGATGAGTGTATGGCCATGCAGGAGAGGATTGGTGAGATAGTGGCCCAGATGAATGTCCCTCGCCACTGCCGCACGGAATTTTCcacccaggaagaggagcagctCCGAGCCCAG GGCAGCACGGACTATTTCTTGAGCAGTGGTGACAAGATCCGATTCTTCTTTGAGAAAGGCGTTTTTGACAAAGAAG GCAATTTTCTGGTCCCTCCGGAGAAGTCCATTAACAAAATTGGCCACG CTCTGCATGCTCACGACCCGGTCTTCAGGTGTGTGACACACTCCCCCAAGATACAG GCCTTGGCCAGGAGTCTGGGTCTCCAGATGCCCGTGGTGGTACAGAGCATGTACATCTTCAAG cAACCTCACTTTGGCGGCGAAG TTTCCCCTCACCAGGATGCCTCCTTCCTGTACACGGAGCCCCTGGGCCGGGTGCTGGGTGTGTGGATCGCACTGGAGGATGCCACGCTGGAGAACGGCTGCCTCTGGTTCATCCCTGGCTCCCACACCA GTGGAGTGTCAAGAAGGATGGTTCGGGCCTGTGGTGGCTTGATGCCTGGCACCAGCTTCCTCGGGTCAGAGCCAGCCCGGGATAACAGCCTCTTTGTGCCCATGCCTGTGCAGAGAG GGGCCCTTGTCCTAATCCATGGAGAAGTGGTGCACAAGAGTGAGCAGAACTTCTCCGACCACTCACGCCAGGCCTATACTTTTCACCTCATGGAGGCCTCTGGCACCATCTGGAGCCCAGAGAACTG gctccagcccacagctgagctgcccTTTCCTCTACTGTACACCTAA